From Halanaerobiaceae bacterium ANBcell28, one genomic window encodes:
- a CDS encoding ABC transporter ATP-binding protein — MNPIIECNNLFKNYGDFTALNNINLKLEANKIYGLLGRNGAGKTTFLNILSGHIFTSSGEIRIDGEIPYENRKILEMMAYVKEESAFIDTLKVKDLFATASLFYINWDQKYFKELLNLFPINLNKKYKDLSKGMKSIVNIIIGLASRAPITIFDESSMGLDTPSRQLFYDCLLKDFSENPRTIIFATHLIDEVSKLFEEVIIIDGGEIILKEEVEILRENSKKIVGKKDAIERIFNDQDILFIREFASYAEIFLSGELSADKKREISKQGLEINRLSLSELFTYLTIGERSGNNE, encoded by the coding sequence TATGGTGATTTTACAGCCTTAAATAATATCAATCTTAAACTAGAAGCTAATAAGATATATGGCTTATTGGGAAGAAATGGTGCCGGGAAAACTACATTTTTAAATATTCTTTCTGGACATATTTTTACTAGTTCTGGAGAAATAAGAATTGATGGAGAAATACCATATGAAAACAGAAAGATACTGGAAATGATGGCTTATGTAAAAGAAGAAAGTGCTTTTATTGACACCTTAAAAGTAAAAGATTTATTTGCTACTGCTTCTCTCTTTTATATAAATTGGGATCAAAAATATTTTAAAGAATTGTTAAATTTATTTCCCATAAATCTTAATAAAAAGTATAAGGATTTATCCAAAGGTATGAAGTCAATAGTTAATATAATTATCGGTTTAGCGAGTCGTGCTCCTATAACTATATTTGATGAATCTTCAATGGGACTGGATACCCCATCAAGACAATTATTTTATGACTGTCTCCTGAAGGATTTTTCTGAAAATCCCAGAACCATTATATTTGCTACACATTTGATTGATGAAGTTAGTAAATTATTTGAAGAAGTAATAATCATTGATGGTGGAGAAATAATTTTAAAAGAAGAAGTAGAGATTTTAAGAGAGAATAGTAAAAAAATTGTTGGTAAAAAAGATGCAATAGAGAGGATTTTTAACGATCAGGATATTCTTTTTATTAGAGAGTTTGCCTCTTATGCTGAAATTTTTCTTTCAGGAGAATTAAGTGCAGACAAAAAAAGAGAAATAAGTAAGCAGGGATTAGAAATAAATAGATTATCTTTATCAGAGTTGTTTACTTATCTGACAATTGGAGAGAGGAGTGGTAATAATGAATAG
- a CDS encoding ABC transporter ATP-binding protein — protein sequence MNVLAIKAECLKKSYGEVKALRGISFQVKEGIIFGMLGPNGAGKTTTIETIIGLNKIDDGNLEIFGLDPDKDIGEIKKIIGVQLQSPALFPRLTVSEIIELFADFYPEPMKVEEVISMIGLEEKRKTMVDNLSGGQKHRLAVGLAIVSNGKIIFLDEPTTGLDPQARRSLWEVILKLKEKGKTVFLTTHYMDEAEKLCDDLLIIDQCKLIASGTPKDLINENFKEKAIEFSDPGFSNTEIEEITTIASVERITIDCDEKQVILYSSRVSEAIKDLLDFANKKGKEIEDIVLRQASLEDVFLKLTGRGIRE from the coding sequence ATGAATGTTTTAGCTATTAAGGCTGAATGTTTAAAAAAATCATATGGTGAAGTAAAGGCGTTAAGAGGAATTAGTTTTCAAGTAAAAGAAGGTATTATTTTTGGCATGTTAGGCCCAAATGGAGCTGGAAAAACTACAACTATTGAAACAATTATAGGTTTAAATAAAATTGATGACGGTAATTTGGAGATATTTGGGCTTGATCCAGATAAAGATATTGGAGAAATAAAGAAAATAATAGGTGTGCAATTACAATCGCCAGCTCTTTTTCCTCGCTTGACAGTTTCTGAAATAATAGAATTATTTGCAGACTTCTATCCAGAGCCTATGAAAGTTGAGGAAGTTATAAGTATGATAGGTTTGGAAGAAAAAAGAAAGACAATGGTTGATAATTTATCTGGAGGGCAAAAACATAGATTGGCTGTTGGTCTGGCAATTGTTAGCAATGGTAAAATTATATTTCTTGATGAACCTACAACTGGTCTTGATCCCCAAGCTAGAAGATCACTATGGGAAGTTATTTTGAAATTGAAAGAAAAAGGTAAAACAGTGTTCCTTACAACTCATTATATGGATGAAGCAGAAAAACTTTGTGATGACTTACTTATAATTGATCAGTGTAAGCTTATTGCAAGTGGTACTCCAAAAGATTTAATTAATGAAAATTTCAAAGAGAAAGCCATTGAATTTTCTGATCCAGGCTTTTCAAATACTGAAATAGAAGAAATTACAACTATTGCTTCTGTAGAAAGGATCACTATTGATTGTGATGAAAAGCAAGTGATTTTATATAGTAGTAGAGTTTCAGAGGCAATTAAAGATCTTTTGGATTTTGCTAATAAAAAGGGAAAAGAAATTGAGGATATTGTACTCAGACAGGCCAGTTTAGAAGATGTATTTCTAAAACTTACAGGAAGGGGCATAAGAGAATGA
- a CDS encoding ABC transporter permease, whose product MKMFKAIFIANVKEYIRDKASMFWMLVFPLILIFIFGWMYSGSGDLIFNISFLVHEENEFTNRLIGEVEKIDALNVFIVEDKEKEFEELKRGNRHLLFEIPSMISEGLMYGEAQEIPVYYDSSNQQMSQIALSIADEIFTEAERYIKATPRIFELDKRAVQGEDLSNFDYIIPGILAMALMQLGLFGSIQFISLREKKIIRGLGATPLSKRALLGSEIILRLILSVIQTIIIIGIGVLVFDITIESNIVLVLSVVFLGCLTFISLGYLLTSFVKTVDAGTNLVEAVQFPMMFLSGVFFPYEFMPDFLQPVIRVLPLTYLGDALRQVMLGFTGVRTLQANIMLLLLFLATTSLLTVKFWRWE is encoded by the coding sequence ATGAAAATGTTTAAAGCAATTTTTATTGCTAATGTTAAAGAATATATTAGAGATAAGGCAAGTATGTTCTGGATGTTAGTATTTCCTTTAATTCTTATTTTTATATTTGGATGGATGTATTCTGGAAGTGGTGATCTCATTTTTAATATTTCTTTCCTAGTGCATGAGGAAAATGAATTTACTAATAGATTAATAGGTGAAGTAGAAAAAATTGATGCCTTAAATGTTTTTATTGTAGAAGATAAAGAAAAAGAGTTTGAGGAATTGAAAAGAGGTAATAGACATTTATTATTTGAAATTCCATCAATGATATCAGAGGGGCTTATGTATGGAGAAGCTCAAGAAATCCCTGTTTACTATGATAGCAGCAATCAGCAAATGAGTCAGATTGCTCTCTCGATAGCAGATGAAATATTTACTGAGGCAGAGAGATATATAAAAGCTACTCCTCGCATCTTTGAATTGGATAAAAGAGCTGTTCAGGGAGAAGATCTATCTAATTTTGATTATATAATACCAGGAATTCTAGCAATGGCTTTGATGCAATTGGGTTTATTTGGTTCAATTCAATTTATATCCTTGCGGGAGAAGAAAATCATTAGAGGATTAGGGGCCACCCCTTTGTCTAAAAGAGCACTCTTAGGAAGCGAAATAATATTAAGATTAATATTATCAGTAATTCAAACTATAATTATAATTGGAATTGGTGTTTTAGTATTTGATATTACAATAGAAAGCAATATAGTTCTGGTACTATCTGTAGTCTTTTTAGGGTGCTTGACATTTATTAGTTTGGGATATTTATTAACTTCTTTTGTTAAAACTGTTGATGCAGGTACAAATTTAGTAGAAGCTGTTCAATTTCCTATGATGTTTTTATCAGGTGTTTTCTTTCCATATGAATTTATGCCTGATTTTTTACAACCAGTAATTAGGGTTTTACCGTTGACTTATTTAGGGGATGCCTTAAGACAGGTAATGTTGGGATTTACAGGAGTACGTACTCTTCAGGCAAATATAATGTTATTATTGCTGTTTTTAGCAACTACCTCATTGCTAACAGTCAAATTCTGGAGATGGGAATAG
- the dprA gene encoding DNA-processing protein DprA — protein sequence MSEKKYFLALTMIKGLGSTRISNLLKHFGDAYSIWQANERQLKAVNGIGKLAEKIIKQKESININKLLEEINRKKINYTTLVDDKYPKILKNIYDPPPVLFYKGKLNFEYPAISIIGSRRSTTYGRKYAEKLAYELAQRGVTVISGMARGIDTCAHVGTLKAKGRTIAVLGSGLDIIYPSENRDLAKEIQNEGAIISEYPPGVKPLSANFPQRNRIISGLSRGILVIEAADRSGSLITANLALEQGRELFAIPGNIDRPQSRGCNRLIQNGAKMVTNVDDILEELYLYKETNNNYRLNKDNKESYKANYPELSEKEKNLIKIFENEREMKIDKIISKSGKRASEVNALLLKLELKGVLKREAGKKYVFMGLQSLLKPI from the coding sequence ATGTCCGAAAAAAAATATTTCCTAGCACTTACAATGATAAAGGGGTTGGGATCTACTAGAATTAGTAATTTATTAAAACATTTTGGAGATGCTTATTCTATTTGGCAAGCCAATGAAAGGCAGCTAAAAGCAGTTAATGGGATAGGTAAGCTGGCTGAAAAAATAATTAAACAAAAAGAAAGTATAAATATAAATAAACTCCTAGAAGAAATAAATAGGAAGAAAATTAACTATACAACTTTAGTTGATGATAAATATCCTAAAATTTTGAAGAATATTTATGACCCTCCACCTGTATTATTTTATAAAGGGAAATTAAATTTTGAATATCCTGCCATAAGTATCATAGGTTCAAGACGATCAACAACTTATGGAAGGAAGTATGCAGAAAAACTGGCTTATGAACTTGCACAAAGAGGTGTTACAGTTATAAGTGGTATGGCTAGAGGTATTGATACCTGTGCCCATGTGGGCACATTGAAAGCCAAAGGAAGAACTATAGCAGTATTAGGATCTGGACTTGATATAATTTACCCTTCTGAAAATAGAGACCTTGCAAAAGAAATACAAAATGAGGGTGCAATAATTAGCGAATATCCTCCTGGAGTGAAACCTTTATCGGCTAATTTCCCTCAACGGAATAGAATAATTAGTGGATTAAGTAGAGGTATTTTAGTAATTGAAGCAGCGGATAGAAGCGGTTCTTTGATTACTGCTAATTTAGCTTTGGAACAAGGAAGAGAATTGTTTGCTATACCAGGAAATATAGATCGCCCCCAAAGTAGAGGTTGTAATCGATTAATACAAAATGGTGCCAAAATGGTTACAAATGTTGATGATATTCTTGAAGAACTATACTTGTATAAGGAAACTAATAATAATTATAGATTAAATAAAGATAATAAAGAGAGCTATAAAGCTAACTATCCAGAGCTTAGTGAAAAAGAAAAAAATCTTATTAAAATTTTTGAAAATGAGAGAGAAATGAAAATAGATAAAATTATCTCTAAATCAGGAAAAAGAGCATCAGAAGTTAATGCTTTATTACTAAAATTAGAATTAAAAGGTGTTTTAAAAAGAGAAGCTGGAAAAAAATATGTGTTTATGGGTTTACAAAGTCTGTTAAAACCAATATAA
- a CDS encoding DUF494 family protein — protein MSDNIIEIVSFLIQKMLNDEYILLEEEKIIQELIELGYNIQDIDQAFELIYNGTEIIEAENINFNKLEKMPYNRVLSKAERLYLPIDIQGLILKIIFSNILNNRENEEIIIKAIQNSYIGYFSKTKLWSIIEDVVRDQDKLNLITHEIPEFNEIISYENQYVN, from the coding sequence ATGAGTGATAATATAATTGAAATAGTTAGTTTTTTAATACAAAAAATGTTGAATGATGAGTATATATTGTTAGAAGAAGAAAAAATAATTCAGGAACTTATAGAGCTTGGTTATAATATCCAAGATATAGATCAGGCATTTGAATTAATCTATAATGGTACGGAAATAATAGAGGCAGAAAATATAAACTTTAATAAATTAGAAAAGATGCCTTATAATAGAGTTCTTAGTAAGGCAGAAAGATTATATCTACCAATAGATATACAAGGCCTTATTTTAAAAATTATATTTTCTAATATATTAAATAATAGAGAAAATGAAGAAATTATTATAAAGGCTATACAAAATAGTTATATAGGTTACTTTTCAAAGACAAAACTTTGGTCTATAATAGAAGATGTTGTTCGCGACCAGGATAAGTTAAACTTAATTACACATGAGATTCCCGAGTTTAATGAAATTATCTCATATGAAAATCAATATGTAAATTAA
- the topA gene encoding type I DNA topoisomerase, with protein sequence MPKKKTTNTLVIVESPAKAKTISKFLGKGYKVEASMGHVIDLPKSKIGIDVSNDFEPKYITIRGKGKILSKLKKEVKKSKDVLLATDPDREGEAISWHLYHALKLDKEKSRIEFNEITKDAIQNALKKPRPIDQDLVDAQQARRLLDRLVGYKLSPLLWKKVRKGLSAGRVQTVAVKIICAREREIEAFEPEEYWTITVELNKDNSLITSDLHRIDGKKFKIENGEQANQILDEIKQEDFIVKKVKERKRKRNPKAPFTTSTLQQRASYLLGYSANKTMYVAQQLYEGIDLGKEGTIGLISYIRTDSTRISKEATENAQKYILENFGEKYLPKNSRKFAATEGAQDAHEAIRPTSIDRHPDQIKEYLSPDQYKLYNLIWRRFTASLMSPAIYNVLTINIMAGSRYMFRTSGSQVVFPGFLKVINWSKKEDVILPDISEGEKLSVEKYDPQQHFTQPPPRYTEASLVKTLEEEGIGRPSTYAPTISTVISRGYVERNAKQLKPTKLGFIVVDLLSEHFPDVTDVEFTAQMENRLDNIEEGNGDWKKVLADFYFPFSERLDEAQEEMEEVELQSEVTDEVCDKCGEPMLVKYGRYGKFLACSAYPECKNTKPYLIKTGVSCPNCEEGELIQRKSRKGRVFFGCTSYPDCDFVSWNKPIKKKCPECSGLMVEKRSKKKGLSHKCINKECGFEKEVDET encoded by the coding sequence ATGCCAAAAAAGAAAACTACAAATACTCTGGTAATTGTTGAGTCGCCAGCTAAAGCTAAAACTATTTCTAAATTTCTTGGTAAAGGATATAAAGTGGAGGCCTCAATGGGTCATGTTATTGACCTACCTAAAAGTAAAATAGGAATTGACGTAAGTAATGATTTTGAACCAAAATATATTACTATTAGAGGTAAAGGTAAGATTTTAAGTAAATTAAAAAAAGAAGTTAAGAAAAGTAAAGATGTATTGCTTGCAACTGACCCTGATAGAGAAGGTGAAGCAATTTCTTGGCATCTTTATCATGCATTAAAATTAGATAAAGAAAAAAGCAGGATTGAGTTTAATGAGATTACAAAAGATGCAATTCAAAATGCATTAAAAAAACCTCGTCCTATTGATCAAGATCTTGTTGATGCACAACAAGCAAGAAGATTGCTTGATCGTTTAGTAGGTTATAAATTAAGTCCCTTGCTATGGAAAAAAGTTCGTAAAGGTTTAAGCGCTGGTAGAGTACAGACTGTAGCTGTAAAGATAATCTGTGCTAGAGAAAGAGAAATAGAAGCATTTGAACCAGAAGAATATTGGACAATTACAGTAGAATTAAATAAAGATAATAGTCTTATTACAAGTGATTTGCATAGAATTGATGGTAAAAAATTCAAAATAGAAAATGGAGAACAAGCAAATCAAATTCTTGATGAAATTAAGCAAGAGGACTTTATTGTTAAGAAAGTTAAGGAAAGAAAAAGAAAAAGAAATCCGAAGGCTCCTTTTACAACTAGTACTTTACAACAAAGAGCTTCATATCTTTTAGGTTATTCTGCAAATAAAACTATGTATGTAGCTCAGCAATTATACGAAGGTATTGATCTTGGAAAAGAAGGAACAATAGGTTTAATTAGTTATATTAGAACAGATAGTACTCGTATTTCTAAAGAGGCTACTGAAAATGCCCAAAAATATATTCTTGAAAACTTTGGAGAAAAATATTTACCAAAAAATAGTCGAAAATTTGCTGCTACTGAAGGAGCACAGGATGCTCATGAGGCTATTAGACCTACATCTATTGATAGGCATCCTGATCAAATTAAAGAATATCTTAGTCCTGATCAATACAAGCTATATAATCTAATTTGGCGTCGTTTTACTGCCAGTTTAATGAGTCCTGCAATTTATAATGTCTTAACTATAAATATTATGGCAGGAAGTCGCTATATGTTTAGGACATCAGGATCACAAGTTGTTTTTCCAGGTTTTTTGAAAGTAATAAATTGGAGTAAGAAAGAAGATGTTATTTTACCAGATATATCTGAAGGTGAAAAATTATCTGTAGAGAAATATGATCCACAACAACATTTTACACAGCCACCACCTAGATACACAGAGGCTAGTCTTGTAAAAACCTTAGAAGAAGAGGGTATTGGTCGACCAAGTACCTATGCACCGACAATATCGACAGTTATATCTCGTGGTTATGTTGAAAGAAATGCTAAACAATTAAAACCAACAAAACTTGGCTTTATTGTTGTTGATCTTTTAAGTGAACATTTTCCTGATGTTACTGATGTAGAATTTACAGCACAGATGGAAAATAGACTAGATAATATTGAAGAAGGTAATGGTGATTGGAAGAAGGTACTAGCAGATTTTTATTTTCCGTTTTCAGAGCGTCTAGATGAAGCACAAGAAGAAATGGAAGAAGTTGAGTTGCAAAGTGAAGTAACAGATGAAGTCTGCGATAAATGTGGTGAACCTATGCTTGTTAAATACGGACGATATGGTAAATTTTTAGCTTGTTCAGCATACCCTGAATGTAAAAATACAAAGCCTTATCTAATAAAAACTGGTGTTTCCTGTCCTAATTGTGAAGAAGGAGAACTCATTCAAAGAAAAAGTCGTAAAGGTAGGGTTTTCTTTGGCTGTACCAGTTATCCTGATTGCGATTTTGTTTCCTGGAATAAACCAATTAAAAAGAAATGTCCAGAATGTAGTGGTTTAATGGTAGAAAAAAGGTCTAAGAAAAAGGGTTTAAGTCATAAATGTATTAATAAAGAATGTGGTTTTGAAAAAGAAGTTGACGAGACATAA
- the hslV gene encoding ATP-dependent protease subunit HslV — MGFNIKATTVIAVKHKNDVAMAGDGQVTFGNTVMKSGAKKVRYLYHGDVLAGFAGTSADAFTLFEKFEIKLEEYHGNLERAAVELAKEWRTDKVLRKLEALLIVANIEKILLISGNGDVIEPDNDVIAIGSGGSFAQAAALAMLRFSKDIDAKKIALESLRIASNICIYTNDNITVEGISGGEK, encoded by the coding sequence GTGGGATTTAATATTAAGGCGACAACAGTAATCGCGGTTAAACATAAAAATGATGTAGCTATGGCTGGTGATGGTCAGGTTACCTTTGGTAATACTGTAATGAAATCTGGTGCAAAAAAAGTAAGATATCTATATCATGGTGATGTTTTAGCAGGATTTGCTGGAACATCAGCAGATGCTTTCACACTTTTTGAAAAATTCGAAATAAAGCTAGAAGAATATCATGGTAACCTAGAAAGGGCTGCAGTTGAACTAGCGAAAGAGTGGAGAACTGATAAAGTTTTAAGAAAATTAGAAGCCTTATTAATTGTTGCTAATATTGAGAAGATTTTACTCATATCAGGCAATGGCGATGTTATAGAACCTGATAATGATGTTATTGCCATTGGTTCAGGAGGTTCTTTTGCACAGGCTGCTGCATTGGCAATGCTAAGATTTTCAAAAGATATTGATGCGAAAAAAATAGCGTTAGAATCATTAAGAATTGCTTCGAATATATGTATTTACACAAATGACAACATAACGGTAGAGGGTATTTCAGGGGGTGAAAAATGA
- the hslU gene encoding ATP-dependent protease ATPase subunit HslU, with the protein MIEELTPKEIVNKLDKYIIGQNDAKRAVAIALRNRYRRKKISEDLQEEIIPKNILMIGPTGVGKTEIARRLAKISNSPFVKIEVTKFTEVGYVGRDVESIVRDLLETAVRILKNKKIKEVKPKAEELAENRILNILMPMPGKKKRNPFGFLMNENENENQNDDYDLDNDETYMRIKERRERIKKRLRNGELDEQVIEIEVKEQSQHMFEMFSGTGVEEIGINFQDMFGNMFPAKSKKRKLLIKEAKEILKNEEAHKLIDTDELSREAIEMVENDGIVFLDEIDKIAGRESGNGPEVSREGVQRDILPIVEGSTIMTKYGAVKTDHILFIAAGAFHVSKPSDLIPELQGRFPIRVELKSLSKDNFKEILLQPQNALTKQYIALLKTEDIDIEFTDEAIDEIAEFAFKVNEQTENIGARRLHTIMERLLEKLSFDAADLESQNFVIDYDYVRNQLADVVQDKDLSKYIL; encoded by the coding sequence ATGATAGAAGAGTTAACGCCAAAAGAAATCGTAAATAAGCTTGATAAATATATTATTGGTCAAAATGATGCTAAAAGAGCTGTTGCTATTGCTCTTAGAAATAGATATCGTCGTAAGAAAATTTCAGAAGATCTTCAAGAAGAAATTATCCCCAAAAACATACTTATGATTGGACCTACTGGTGTAGGTAAAACAGAAATTGCCAGAAGATTAGCTAAAATTTCAAATTCGCCATTTGTAAAAATTGAAGTAACTAAGTTTACAGAAGTTGGTTATGTAGGCCGTGATGTTGAGTCGATTGTTAGGGATTTATTAGAAACTGCTGTGAGAATACTTAAAAATAAGAAAATAAAAGAAGTAAAACCCAAAGCAGAAGAGTTAGCAGAAAATAGAATTTTGAATATCTTGATGCCAATGCCTGGTAAGAAGAAAAGAAACCCTTTTGGATTTTTAATGAATGAAAATGAAAATGAAAATCAAAATGACGATTATGATTTAGATAATGATGAAACATATATGCGTATTAAAGAAAGAAGAGAAAGAATAAAAAAACGATTACGTAATGGAGAATTGGATGAACAAGTAATTGAAATTGAAGTTAAAGAACAAAGTCAACATATGTTTGAGATGTTTTCTGGAACTGGTGTTGAAGAGATTGGAATTAATTTTCAAGATATGTTTGGAAATATGTTTCCTGCAAAAAGTAAAAAGAGAAAGCTTTTAATTAAAGAAGCAAAAGAAATTCTAAAAAATGAAGAAGCTCATAAATTGATAGATACAGATGAGCTCAGTAGAGAAGCTATTGAAATGGTTGAAAATGATGGTATAGTATTTCTAGATGAAATAGATAAAATTGCTGGACGAGAATCTGGTAATGGTCCAGAAGTTTCTCGAGAAGGTGTACAAAGAGACATATTGCCTATTGTAGAAGGCTCTACTATAATGACTAAATATGGAGCTGTTAAAACAGATCATATTCTTTTTATTGCTGCTGGTGCTTTTCATGTATCAAAACCGTCTGATTTAATACCAGAATTACAAGGTCGTTTTCCAATAAGGGTAGAATTGAAAAGTTTATCTAAAGATAATTTTAAGGAAATATTGTTACAACCTCAAAATGCACTTACTAAACAATATATTGCTTTATTAAAAACCGAAGATATTGATATTGAATTTACAGATGAAGCGATAGATGAGATTGCAGAATTTGCTTTCAAGGTAAACGAACAGACAGAAAATATAGGAGCGAGAAGACTTCATACTATAATGGAACGCCTCTTAGAAAAATTATCTTTTGATGCTGCCGATTTAGAAAGTCAAAATTTTGTGATAGACTATGATTATGTTAGAAATCAACTCGCTGATGTTGTGCAGGATAAAGATTTAAGCAAATATATATTATAA
- the codY gene encoding GTP-sensing pleiotropic transcriptional regulator CodY produces the protein MEELLEKSRMINRLLQRTGGKPVDFSEMAEVLSEAINCNVYIASKKGKIYGYNLLDDFECDIMEEKVIERSDFPEDYNKGLLKVRETKANIEQKDGNCVFADEEGCLFKNKLTTIIPIIGGGDRLGTLVLARYGEEFSAHDLILGEYGSSVVGMEILRSKSEKIEKEARKKAAVQIAIDTLSYSELEAIEHIFDELDGSEGLLVASKVADRVGITRSVIVNALRKFESAGVIESRSLGMKGTFIKVLNDYLLDELEKLKL, from the coding sequence ATGGAAGAATTATTAGAAAAAAGTCGAATGATTAATCGACTATTACAAAGAACCGGTGGTAAACCAGTAGATTTTTCCGAAATGGCTGAAGTATTAAGTGAAGCAATTAATTGTAATGTTTATATAGCTAGTAAAAAAGGTAAAATTTATGGGTATAATTTATTGGATGATTTCGAGTGCGATATAATGGAAGAAAAAGTAATCGAGAGGTCTGATTTTCCTGAAGATTATAATAAAGGCTTATTAAAAGTAAGGGAAACAAAGGCTAATATTGAACAAAAAGATGGTAATTGTGTTTTTGCAGATGAAGAAGGTTGTCTATTTAAAAACAAATTAACAACTATTATACCAATAATAGGTGGTGGAGATAGGTTAGGTACATTAGTGTTAGCTAGATATGGTGAAGAATTTTCTGCCCATGATCTTATTCTTGGTGAGTATGGATCTTCTGTTGTAGGTATGGAAATTTTGAGAAGTAAAAGCGAAAAAATAGAAAAAGAAGCACGAAAAAAAGCTGCAGTACAAATAGCTATTGATACACTTTCTTATTCAGAATTAGAAGCAATTGAACATATTTTTGATGAATTGGATGGTAGTGAAGGTCTCTTAGTTGCTAGTAAGGTAGCTGATAGAGTAGGTATAACACGTTCAGTAATCGTAAATGCTCTTCGTAAATTTGAAAGTGCTGGTGTAATTGAATCTAGATCTCTTGGAATGAAAGGAACTTTCATTAAGGTTTTAAATGATTATTTATTAGATGAATTAGAAAAATTAAAGTTATAA
- a CDS encoding response regulator has product MNKRVLVVDDAAFMRMMIKNILIDGGFEIVGEEENGRDAIEAYKDLQPDLVTMDITMPEMDGIEAVKAILDLDANANIIMCSAMGQQAMVIDAIQAGAKDFVVKPFKPDRVLASINKLFDE; this is encoded by the coding sequence ATGAACAAAAGAGTTTTAGTTGTAGATGATGCTGCGTTTATGAGAATGATGATAAAAAATATTTTAATAGATGGAGGATTTGAGATTGTTGGGGAGGAGGAAAATGGGAGAGATGCCATAGAAGCCTATAAAGACTTACAACCTGACCTAGTAACTATGGATATTACTATGCCTGAAATGGATGGAATTGAGGCAGTTAAAGCTATATTAGATCTTGATGCTAATGCTAATATTATAATGTGTAGTGCTATGGGGCAACAAGCAATGGTGATAGATGCTATTCAAGCTGGAGCTAAAGATTTTGTAGTAAAACCATTTAAACCCGATAGGGTTTTAGCTTCTATTAATAAGCTTTTTGATGAATAA